Proteins encoded in a region of the Columba livia isolate bColLiv1 breed racing homer unplaced genomic scaffold, bColLiv1.pat.W.v2 Scaffold_156, whole genome shotgun sequence genome:
- the LOC135577886 gene encoding olfactory receptor 14A16-like → MSNSSSITQFLLLPFTDTRELQLLHFWLFLGIYLAALLGNGLIITTIAWDQHLHTPMYFFLLNLALLDLGSISTIVPKSMSNSLWDTRAISYSGCAAQVFLFLFFISAEFYLLTIMSYDRYVAICKPLHYGTLLGSRACVHMAAAAWATGFLNALLYTANTFSLPLCKGNALGQFFCEIPQILKLSCSHSHLREHGLIVVSACLAFACFVFIVVSYVQILRAVLRIPSEQGRHKAFSTCLPHLAVVSLFVSTAMFAYLKPSSISSPSLDLVVSVLYSVVPPAVNPLIYSMRNRELKESIRKVMNVCFSKAVMN, encoded by the coding sequence atgtccaacagcagctccatcacccagttcctcctcctgccgttcacagacacacgggagctgcagctcttgcacttctggctcttcctgggcatctacctggctgccctcctgggcaacggcctcatcatcaccaccatagcctgggaccagcacctccacacccccatgtacttcttcctgctcaacctcgccctcctcgacctgggctccatctccaccattgtccccaaatccatgtcaaattccctctgggacaccagggccatttcCTATTCAGGTTGTGCTGCGCaggtctttctgtttttgtttttcatttcagcagagttttatctcctcaccatcatgtcgtacgaccgctacgttgccatctgcaaacccctgcactacgggaccctcctgggcagcagagcttgtgtccacatggcagcagctgcctgggccactgggtttctcaatgctctgctctacacggccaatacattttcactgcccctgtgcaagggcaatgccctgggccagttcttttgtgaaatcccccagatcctcaagctctcctgctcacactcccaCCTCAGGGAACATGGGCTTATTGTGGTTAGTGCCTGTTTAGCATTTGcgtgttttgtgttcatagtggtgtcctatgtgcagatcttgagggccgtgctgaggatcccctctgagcagggacggcacaaagccttttccacctgcctccctcacctggccgtggtctccctgtttgtcagcactgccatgtttgcctacctgaaaccctcatccatttcctccccatccctggatctggtggtgtcagttctgtactcagtggtgcctccagcagtgaaccccctcatctacagcatgaggaacagggaactcaaggagtctataaggaaagtgatgaatgtttgcttttcaaaagcagtaatgaactga